One segment of Streptomyces sp. YIM 121038 DNA contains the following:
- the galU gene encoding UTP--glucose-1-phosphate uridylyltransferase GalU — MTESHPKITKAVIPAAGLGTRFLPATKATPKEMLPVVDKPAIQYVVEEAVAAGLDDVLMITGRNKRPLEDHFDRNYELESALEKKGDESRLAKVQESSDLATMHYVRQGDPRGLGHAVLCAAPHVGREPFAVLLGDDLIDPRDPLLARMVEIQDRCGGSVIALMEVAPEQIHLYGCAAVEATDEDDVVKVTDLVEKPDVADAPSNYAIIGRYVLDPHIFDILRKTEPGRGGEIQLTDALQQLAADEKVGGPVHGVVFKGRRYDTGDRGDYLRAIVRLACEREDLGPDFKAWLRSYVTEEM, encoded by the coding sequence ATGACTGAGTCTCACCCCAAGATCACCAAGGCTGTCATCCCCGCAGCTGGTCTTGGCACGCGCTTCCTGCCCGCCACCAAGGCCACGCCCAAGGAAATGCTGCCGGTCGTCGACAAGCCGGCGATCCAGTACGTGGTGGAGGAGGCGGTCGCCGCGGGCCTGGACGACGTCCTCATGATCACGGGCCGCAACAAGCGCCCCCTGGAGGACCACTTCGACCGCAACTACGAGCTGGAGTCCGCCCTGGAGAAGAAGGGCGACGAATCCCGGCTCGCGAAGGTCCAGGAGTCCAGCGACCTGGCCACCATGCACTACGTCCGCCAGGGCGACCCCAGGGGCCTCGGTCACGCCGTCCTGTGCGCCGCCCCGCACGTGGGCCGCGAGCCCTTCGCGGTGCTCCTGGGCGACGACCTGATCGACCCGCGCGACCCGCTGCTCGCCCGCATGGTCGAGATCCAGGACCGGTGCGGCGGCAGCGTCATCGCGCTCATGGAGGTCGCGCCCGAGCAGATCCACCTCTACGGCTGCGCGGCGGTCGAGGCCACCGACGAGGACGACGTCGTGAAGGTCACCGACCTGGTCGAGAAGCCGGACGTGGCGGACGCCCCCTCGAACTACGCGATCATCGGCCGGTACGTCCTGGACCCGCACATCTTCGACATACTGCGCAAGACCGAGCCGGGCCGCGGCGGCGAGATCCAGCTGACCGACGCCCTCCAGCAGCTCGCCGCCGACGAGAAGGTCGGCGGTCCCGTGCACGGCGTGGTCTTCAAGGGCCGCCGCTATGACACCGGCGACCGCGGCGACTATCTGCGTGCCATTGTCAGACTCGCGTGCGAACGTGAAGACCTGGGCCCCGACTTCAAGGCCTGGCTCCGCAGTTACGTCACCGAGGAGATGTAG
- a CDS encoding MogA/MoaB family molybdenum cofactor biosynthesis protein produces the protein MSASTGAAPGSPAPYRALVVTASNRAAAGVYADTGGPILAEGLAALGFAVDGPRVVPDGDPVARALRAGVEAGYDVILTTGGTGVSPTDRTPEATRGVLDHEVPGIPEAIRAYGREKVPTAALSRGLAGVAGRTLIVNLPGSSGGVRDGLAVLGPLLRHAVDQLRGGDHPRTDGGAS, from the coding sequence GTGAGCGCCTCCACCGGCGCCGCCCCGGGCTCCCCGGCCCCGTACCGCGCACTCGTCGTCACCGCGTCCAACCGCGCCGCCGCCGGTGTCTACGCGGACACGGGCGGACCGATCCTCGCCGAGGGGCTCGCCGCGCTCGGCTTCGCCGTCGACGGCCCCCGGGTGGTGCCCGACGGCGACCCCGTGGCGCGGGCCCTGCGCGCCGGGGTCGAGGCCGGGTACGACGTCATCCTCACCACCGGCGGCACCGGCGTCTCGCCCACCGACCGCACGCCCGAGGCGACCCGCGGCGTCCTCGACCACGAGGTGCCGGGCATCCCGGAGGCGATCCGGGCGTACGGCCGCGAGAAGGTGCCCACGGCCGCGCTCTCCCGGGGCCTGGCCGGGGTCGCGGGCCGCACCCTGATCGTGAACCTGCCCGGCTCCAGCGGCGGGGTGCGCGACGGCCTCGCGGTCCTGGGGCCGCTGCTGCGGCACGCCGTCGACCAGCTGCGCGGCGGCGACCATCCGAGAACCGACGGGGGTGCGAGCTGA
- the glpR gene encoding gephyrin-like molybdotransferase receptor GlpR, translating to MSSSGLFYAVIVGAWAAYLVPMWLRRQDELNEARPTERFSTAIRLLSGRAGMERRYAKDLRARTSDSSEEESRAEPDAATDSVDVRAFAMLPDEDVATEPRGRATGRQRPRSQAGVDTEPHGRQPSAPDAADRRRGPDRQAPDRQQAHRGNPRGAAADRQAARGAAEAAARARRSKVLARRRRTTVMLFLAFTLAAVVAAVGGVGLLWVPGVPAALLSAYIVYLRRQERRRFTYTMDRRRAEAAARQLRERQPRRPERGAEPVAEEPVPEADPGLSALAADRRALVEQTDHAEWVDQQRERRHGPARGDSWDPVPVPLPTYVTAPVAPRATGSVDLGAPDTWSSARSSTAEPAADGTADRAGRDGAERAEQEHPEREERAEAAGDDARSDARRAASARRSRERGRTPLFDQYDDGASADGRPRAANE from the coding sequence GTGAGCAGCAGCGGCCTCTTCTACGCAGTCATCGTCGGGGCCTGGGCCGCCTACTTGGTGCCGATGTGGCTCCGTAGGCAGGACGAGCTCAATGAAGCCCGTCCGACGGAACGCTTCAGCACCGCCATCCGGCTGCTGTCCGGACGGGCGGGCATGGAGCGCCGATACGCCAAGGACCTGCGCGCGCGTACGTCCGACTCGTCCGAGGAGGAGTCGCGCGCCGAACCGGACGCCGCCACCGACTCGGTGGACGTCCGGGCCTTCGCCATGCTCCCGGACGAGGACGTGGCGACCGAGCCCCGCGGCCGGGCGACGGGGCGGCAACGGCCCCGGTCCCAGGCGGGCGTGGACACGGAGCCGCACGGCCGGCAGCCGTCCGCGCCGGACGCCGCGGACCGGCGCAGGGGCCCCGACCGGCAGGCCCCCGACCGGCAGCAGGCCCACCGCGGGAACCCCCGCGGCGCGGCGGCCGACCGGCAGGCCGCCCGCGGTGCCGCCGAGGCCGCGGCCCGGGCCCGGCGCTCCAAGGTCCTCGCGCGCCGCCGCCGCACCACCGTGATGCTGTTCCTCGCCTTCACGCTCGCCGCGGTCGTCGCCGCGGTCGGCGGCGTGGGGCTCCTGTGGGTGCCCGGCGTGCCCGCGGCGCTGCTGAGCGCGTACATCGTCTATCTGCGCCGCCAGGAGCGGCGGCGCTTCACGTACACGATGGACCGGCGCCGGGCCGAGGCCGCCGCACGGCAGCTGCGCGAGCGGCAGCCGCGCAGGCCCGAGCGCGGTGCCGAGCCCGTCGCCGAGGAGCCCGTCCCGGAGGCCGACCCCGGTCTGTCCGCGCTCGCCGCCGACCGGCGCGCGCTCGTCGAGCAGACCGACCACGCCGAGTGGGTCGACCAGCAGCGCGAGCGGCGGCACGGCCCCGCCCGCGGCGACAGCTGGGACCCGGTCCCGGTGCCCCTTCCGACGTACGTGACGGCCCCGGTCGCCCCGCGCGCCACCGGCAGCGTCGACCTGGGCGCGCCCGACACCTGGAGCTCGGCCCGGTCGAGCACGGCGGAACCGGCCGCGGACGGCACGGCGGACCGCGCCGGGCGGGACGGGGCCGAGCGCGCCGAGCAGGAGCACCCGGAGCGGGAGGAGCGCGCCGAGGCCGCCGGGGACGACGCCCGCAGCGACGCCCGCAGGGCCGCGTCCGCCCGCCGCTCCCGCGAGCGCGGCCGCACCCCGCTGTTCGACCAGTACGACGACGGCGCCTCCGCCGACGGCCGCCCGCGCGCCGCGAACGAGTGA
- a CDS encoding 5-formyltetrahydrofolate cyclo-ligase, producing the protein MDHPDSGKGIKRTLRAEILAARRGLPPDDAHKAAAELAGRALDLPELATARTVAAYVSVGGEPGTRALLDTLHARGTRVLLPVLLPDNDLDWAAYTGPGSLARVQHPGKMALLEPSGPRLGPDAVLEADAVLLPGLAVDGRGTRLGRGGGSYDRVLARLERAGVDPALVVLLYDAEVVAHVPGEAHDRPVRAVVTPSGVRRFD; encoded by the coding sequence ATGGATCACCCCGACTCCGGCAAGGGAATCAAGCGCACATTGCGTGCGGAGATCCTCGCGGCAAGAAGGGGGTTGCCGCCAGATGACGCACACAAGGCGGCGGCCGAACTGGCCGGGCGCGCGCTGGATCTGCCCGAACTCGCCACGGCCCGCACGGTCGCCGCGTACGTCTCCGTGGGCGGCGAACCGGGCACCCGCGCGCTCCTCGACACCCTCCACGCGCGCGGGACCCGCGTCCTGCTGCCGGTGCTGCTCCCGGACAACGACCTGGACTGGGCGGCGTACACCGGACCGGGTTCGCTCGCCCGCGTCCAACACCCCGGCAAGATGGCGCTGTTGGAGCCCTCCGGCCCGCGACTCGGGCCGGACGCCGTCCTGGAGGCCGACGCCGTGCTGCTCCCGGGACTCGCGGTGGACGGGCGCGGCACGCGCCTGGGGCGCGGCGGCGGCTCGTACGACCGGGTCCTGGCGCGCCTGGAGCGGGCGGGCGTCGATCCGGCGCTCGTCGTGCTCCTGTACGACGCCGAAGTCGTCGCGCACGTCCCCGGAGAGGCGCACGACCGCCCGGTGCGCGCCGTCGTGACGCCTTCAGGGGTACGGCGTTTCGACTGA
- the glp gene encoding gephyrin-like molybdotransferase Glp, with product MPRGQDTGQEHVWSVDEHLEDILAAVRPLEPIELQLLDAQGCVLVEDVTVPVSLPPFDNSSMDGYAVRAADVAGAGAEFPAVLTVVGDVAAGQGEPPTVGPGQAARIMTGAPLPPGAEAVVPVEWTDGGLGEGPVSGMRAHSAAPEGAFGEVRVYRPAKPGAHVRPRGSDVRAGDRALTAGTVLGAAQIALLAAIGRGTVTVRPRPRVVVLSTGSELVQPGEELADGQIYDSNSFSLTAAAREAGAIAYRVGAVADDAETLRSTIEDQLIRADLVVTTGGVSVGAYDVVKEALSAIGDPDDEKGLGAGGGVEFRKLAMQPGKPQGFGSIGPDHTPLLALPGNPVSSYVSFEVFVRPAVRTLMGLPDVHRTTVRARLGAAEALASPPGKRQFLRGRHDADAGTVTPVGGSGSHLVAALAQADALIVVPEDTTSVEPGTEVDVVLLG from the coding sequence GTGCCCCGCGGGCAGGACACCGGCCAGGAGCACGTGTGGTCGGTGGACGAGCACCTGGAGGACATCCTGGCGGCCGTCCGCCCGCTGGAGCCCATCGAGCTCCAGCTCCTCGACGCCCAGGGCTGCGTCCTGGTCGAGGACGTCACGGTGCCCGTGTCGCTGCCGCCGTTCGACAACAGCTCCATGGACGGGTACGCGGTCCGCGCCGCCGACGTGGCGGGCGCGGGCGCGGAGTTCCCCGCCGTCCTGACCGTCGTCGGCGACGTCGCCGCGGGGCAGGGCGAGCCGCCCACCGTCGGCCCCGGGCAGGCCGCCCGCATCATGACCGGTGCCCCGCTGCCGCCCGGCGCCGAGGCGGTCGTGCCCGTGGAGTGGACCGACGGCGGGCTCGGCGAGGGCCCGGTCTCCGGGATGCGGGCCCACAGCGCGGCCCCCGAGGGCGCCTTTGGAGAGGTCCGGGTGTACCGCCCGGCGAAGCCCGGCGCCCACGTCCGCCCGCGAGGCAGCGACGTGCGGGCGGGCGACCGCGCCCTGACCGCGGGCACGGTCCTCGGCGCCGCGCAGATCGCCCTGCTCGCCGCGATCGGCCGGGGCACGGTCACGGTGCGCCCGCGCCCGCGCGTGGTCGTCCTGTCCACCGGAAGCGAACTGGTCCAGCCCGGTGAGGAACTGGCCGACGGTCAGATCTACGACTCCAACAGCTTCTCCCTCACCGCCGCCGCCCGCGAGGCCGGGGCGATCGCCTACCGGGTGGGCGCCGTCGCCGACGACGCGGAGACCCTGCGCTCCACCATCGAGGACCAGCTCATCCGCGCCGACCTCGTGGTCACCACCGGCGGCGTCAGCGTCGGCGCGTACGACGTCGTCAAGGAGGCCCTCTCCGCGATCGGCGACCCGGACGACGAGAAGGGCCTCGGGGCGGGCGGCGGCGTGGAGTTCCGCAAGCTCGCCATGCAGCCCGGCAAGCCGCAGGGCTTCGGCTCGATCGGCCCCGACCACACCCCGCTGCTCGCCCTGCCGGGCAACCCCGTGTCGTCGTACGTCTCCTTCGAGGTCTTCGTGCGGCCCGCCGTGCGCACCCTGATGGGCCTGCCCGACGTGCACAGGACCACCGTCCGGGCACGGCTGGGCGCCGCCGAGGCGCTCGCGTCGCCGCCCGGGAAGCGCCAGTTCCTGCGCGGCCGCCACGACGCGGACGCGGGCACGGTGACGCCCGTCGGCGGCAGCGGGTCGCACCTCGTCGCCGCCCTCGCGCAGGCGGACGCGCTGATCGTCGTCCCCGAGGACACGACGTCGGTCGAGCCGGGCACCGAGGTCGACGTGGTGCTCCTCGGCTGA
- the moaC gene encoding cyclic pyranopterin monophosphate synthase MoaC yields the protein MSTQQGLTHIDEAGAARMVDVSEKDVTARTARASGRVLVAPRVIELLRGEGVPKGDALATARIAGIMGAKRTPDLIPLCHPLAVSGVKLDLSVADDAVEITATVKTTDRTGVEMEALTAVSVAALTVVDMVKAVDKGAVITDVRVEEKTGGKSGTWSREGEGA from the coding sequence ATGAGCACCCAGCAGGGACTGACGCACATCGACGAAGCGGGTGCCGCCCGCATGGTCGACGTATCGGAGAAGGACGTGACCGCGCGCACCGCGCGGGCGAGCGGGCGCGTCCTGGTCGCGCCACGCGTGATCGAGCTGCTGCGCGGCGAGGGCGTCCCGAAGGGCGACGCCCTGGCGACCGCCCGGATCGCGGGCATCATGGGCGCCAAGCGCACGCCCGACCTGATCCCGCTCTGCCACCCGCTGGCCGTCTCCGGGGTGAAGCTCGACCTGTCCGTCGCCGACGACGCCGTGGAGATCACCGCCACCGTGAAGACGACGGACCGCACGGGCGTGGAGATGGAGGCCCTCACGGCGGTGAGCGTCGCCGCGCTCACGGTCGTCGACATGGTGAAGGCCGTCGACAAGGGGGCCGTCATCACGGACGTACGGGTGGAGGAGAAGACGGGCGGCAAGTCCGGCACCTGGAGCCGCGAGGGGGAGGGCGCGTGA
- a CDS encoding GNAT family protein, translating into MNAPSWPAELTDGDVTLRPIKLRDQRAWREVNRRNRDWLRPWEATIPPPTPGGPVAHRPTYRQMVRHLRAEAGAGRMLPFVIEYQGRLVGQLTVAGITWGSMCSGHVGYWVDESVAGRGVMPTAVALVVDHCFRTVGLHRVEVCIRPENAPSRRVVEKLGFREEGLRPRYLHIDGAWRDHLVFALTAEEVPEGLLHRWHRARPRHTA; encoded by the coding sequence CTGAACGCCCCCAGCTGGCCCGCCGAGCTGACGGACGGTGATGTCACCCTCCGCCCCATAAAGCTGCGTGACCAGCGCGCCTGGCGCGAGGTCAACCGGCGCAACCGCGACTGGCTGCGCCCCTGGGAGGCCACGATTCCGCCGCCCACGCCCGGCGGCCCGGTCGCGCACCGGCCCACGTACCGCCAGATGGTCCGGCACCTGCGGGCGGAGGCCGGCGCGGGCCGGATGCTGCCGTTCGTCATCGAGTACCAGGGGCGGCTCGTCGGGCAGTTGACGGTCGCCGGGATCACCTGGGGCTCGATGTGCTCCGGGCACGTCGGGTACTGGGTGGACGAGTCCGTCGCGGGGCGCGGGGTGATGCCGACCGCCGTGGCGCTCGTGGTCGACCACTGCTTCCGGACGGTCGGGCTGCACCGCGTCGAGGTCTGCATTCGGCCGGAGAACGCGCCGAGCCGCCGGGTCGTGGAGAAACTCGGATTCCGTGAGGAGGGGCTTCGTCCACGATATCTTCACATCGACGGGGCCTGGCGCGACCACCTCGTGTTCGCGCTCACCGCGGAGGAGGTCCCGGAGGGCCTGCTGCACCGCTGGCACCGGGCCCGGCCACGGCACACCGCGTAG
- a CDS encoding penicillin acylase family protein, whose protein sequence is MPSNTTAPSGAKPGKKKGRRARLIVILLVLAVVGGIGFGAYWSISTVRASFPQTKGTIDLKGLKGPVDVKRDGNGIPQIYADSAEDLFMAQGFVQAQDRFWEMDVRRHMTSGRLSEMFGKSQVKTDEFLRTLGWHRVAKKEYDSKLSPETKKYLQAYAKGVNAYLDGKGGKEISLEYAALEFENDYKPQKWTPVDSVAWLKAMAWDLRGNMQDEIDRSLMTSRLGPSQIKDLYPDYPYDRNKPIVQEGAYDPVAGKFSSDATDDSQTQSGTGGTGTGTGTGTGGTGTGTGTGTGTGAGGTGTGTAGTGVAGGTPPPNGLQSQLSGLSDVLDEVPDAGLGSNGNGIGSNSWVVSGAHTITGKPLLANDPHLAPQLPSVWYQMGLHCRSVSAKCQYDVSGYTFSGMPGVVIGHNQDIAWGMTNLGADVTDLYLEKFSSDGYQYDGKTVPFKSREEKIKVAGGKTKTITVRETSNGPLISDRDEELRKVGRKAPVDAVAPDRGDGYGISLRWTALTPGKSMDAVFELNRAKDFQEFRKAASSFEVPSQNLIYADTKGHIGYQAPGRIPKRGGGSDGSLPAPGWDSKYRWKGYIKQDELPWEYNPKRGYIVTANQAVVSDKYPYKLTTDWGYGARSQRIEDLIKAKTKNGGKISTEDMRLMQTDNSSEIARLLVPKLLKVDIGDKHVREAQKLLEGWDYTQDADSAAAAYFNAVWRSILQLSIGNKLPKELRVKGQCLWVERTSDTQPADEDKKVRECGERDADSAQPDGGDRYFEVIRKILNDEGNDWWKTPGNRTDKETKNRDQLFARALADARWDLTAKLGKDIDTWSWGRLHRLTLKNQTLGTDGPGWIQWVLNRGPWKLGGGEATVNATGWNAAGGYDVIWVPSMRMVVNLKDFDKSKWINLTGASGHAYSDHYTDQTSKWVKGELLPWSYSKKGVDDSTSDTLVLKP, encoded by the coding sequence ATGCCCTCCAACACCACCGCCCCTTCCGGCGCCAAACCCGGGAAGAAGAAGGGGCGCCGCGCCCGACTGATCGTGATCCTCCTGGTCCTGGCCGTCGTCGGCGGCATCGGCTTCGGCGCGTACTGGAGCATCAGCACCGTCCGCGCCTCCTTCCCACAGACCAAGGGCACCATCGACCTGAAGGGCCTGAAGGGCCCGGTCGACGTCAAGCGCGACGGCAACGGCATCCCGCAGATCTACGCCGACTCCGCCGAGGACCTGTTCATGGCCCAGGGCTTCGTGCAGGCGCAGGACCGCTTCTGGGAGATGGACGTCCGCCGCCATATGACCTCCGGGCGGCTCTCCGAGATGTTCGGCAAGAGCCAGGTCAAGACCGATGAATTCCTGCGCACCCTCGGCTGGCACCGGGTGGCGAAGAAGGAGTACGACTCCAAGCTCTCGCCCGAGACGAAGAAGTACCTCCAGGCGTACGCCAAGGGGGTCAACGCCTACCTCGACGGCAAGGGGGGCAAGGAGATCTCGCTCGAGTACGCGGCGCTCGAGTTCGAGAACGACTACAAGCCCCAGAAGTGGACGCCGGTCGACTCGGTGGCCTGGCTCAAGGCCATGGCCTGGGACCTGCGCGGCAACATGCAGGACGAGATCGACCGCTCCCTGATGACGAGCCGCCTCGGCCCGTCCCAGATCAAGGACCTGTACCCGGACTACCCGTACGACCGGAACAAGCCGATCGTCCAGGAGGGCGCGTACGACCCGGTCGCCGGGAAGTTCAGCAGCGACGCCACGGACGACTCCCAGACGCAGTCCGGCACCGGCGGCACGGGCACCGGTACGGGTACGGGCACCGGTGGTACCGGCACCGGCACCGGCACGGGCACGGGTACTGGCGCCGGGGGCACCGGCACCGGCACGGCGGGCACCGGTGTCGCGGGCGGGACCCCGCCCCCCAACGGCCTCCAGTCGCAGCTCTCCGGCCTCTCCGACGTGCTCGACGAGGTCCCGGACGCGGGCCTCGGCTCGAACGGCAACGGCATCGGCTCCAACTCGTGGGTCGTCTCCGGCGCGCACACCATCACCGGCAAGCCCCTGCTGGCCAACGACCCGCACCTGGCGCCGCAGCTGCCGTCCGTCTGGTACCAGATGGGCCTGCACTGCCGCTCTGTCTCGGCGAAGTGCCAGTACGACGTCAGCGGCTACACGTTCTCCGGGATGCCCGGTGTGGTCATCGGCCACAACCAGGACATCGCCTGGGGCATGACGAACCTGGGCGCCGACGTGACGGACCTCTATCTGGAGAAGTTCAGCAGCGACGGCTACCAGTACGACGGCAAAACGGTGCCCTTCAAGTCGCGCGAGGAAAAGATCAAGGTCGCGGGCGGCAAGACCAAGACGATCACTGTTCGTGAGACCAGCAATGGCCCACTGATCTCCGACCGTGACGAGGAACTTCGCAAGGTCGGCCGGAAGGCCCCGGTCGACGCGGTGGCTCCCGACCGCGGCGATGGCTACGGCATCTCCCTGCGCTGGACCGCACTGACGCCCGGCAAGTCCATGGACGCCGTCTTCGAGCTGAACCGGGCCAAGGACTTCCAGGAGTTCCGCAAGGCAGCCAGCTCCTTCGAAGTGCCCTCGCAGAACCTGATCTACGCCGATACCAAGGGTCACATTGGCTATCAGGCGCCGGGCAGGATCCCTAAGCGTGGCGGAGGCAGCGACGGTTCGCTCCCGGCACCGGGCTGGGACTCCAAGTACCGCTGGAAGGGCTACATCAAACAGGATGAACTCCCTTGGGAGTACAACCCCAAGCGCGGCTACATCGTCACCGCCAACCAGGCCGTGGTCAGCGACAAGTACCCGTACAAGCTCACGACGGACTGGGGCTACGGCGCGCGCAGCCAGCGCATCGAGGACCTGATCAAGGCCAAGACCAAGAACGGCGGCAAGATCTCCACGGAGGACATGCGGCTGATGCAGACCGACAACAGCAGCGAGATCGCACGCCTGCTCGTGCCCAAGCTGCTCAAGGTCGACATCGGCGACAAGCACGTCCGTGAGGCGCAGAAGCTCCTGGAGGGCTGGGACTACACCCAGGACGCCGACTCGGCGGCGGCCGCGTACTTCAACGCCGTCTGGCGCTCGATCCTGCAGCTGTCCATCGGCAACAAGCTGCCCAAGGAGCTGCGCGTCAAGGGCCAGTGCCTGTGGGTGGAGCGCACCAGCGACACCCAGCCCGCCGACGAGGACAAGAAGGTCCGCGAGTGCGGCGAGCGCGACGCGGACTCGGCGCAGCCCGACGGCGGCGACCGCTACTTCGAGGTCATCCGCAAGATCCTCAACGACGAGGGCAACGACTGGTGGAAGACCCCGGGCAACCGCACCGACAAGGAGACGAAGAACCGCGACCAGCTGTTCGCCCGTGCTCTCGCGGACGCCCGCTGGGACCTGACGGCCAAGCTCGGCAAGGACATCGACACCTGGAGCTGGGGCCGTCTGCACCGGCTCACGCTGAAGAACCAGACGCTCGGCACGGACGGCCCCGGCTGGATCCAGTGGGTGCTCAACCGCGGCCCCTGGAAGCTCGGCGGCGGCGAGGCCACGGTCAACGCCACCGGCTGGAACGCGGCGGGCGGCTACGACGTCATCTGGGTGCCGTCGATGCGGATGGTGGTGAACCTGAAGGACTTCGACAAGTCCAAGTGGATCAACCTCACCGGCGCCTCGGGCCACGCCTACAGCGACCACTACACCGACCAGACCAGCAAGTGGGTCAAGGGCGAGCTGCTGCCGTGGTCCTACTCCAAGAAGGGCGTCGACGACAGCACGAGCGACACCCTGGTGCTCAAGCCCTGA
- a CDS encoding potassium/proton antiporter, whose product MTARTTEGTPLSVHDLNQLLLVSSLVLLVAVVAVRISSRSGLPSLLLYLGIGVAMGQDGIGNVTFNNAQLTQVIGYAALVVILAEGGLGTKWGEIKPALPAAASLALAGVAVSVGVTAAGAHYLVGLEWRQALIIGAVVSSTDAAAVFSVLRRVPLPSRVTGVLEAESGFNDAPVVILVVAFSAAGPVDHWYVLIGEIALELAIGAAIGLAVGCIGAYGLRHVALPASGLYPIAVMAIAVTSYAAGAMAHGSGFLAVYLAAMVLGNAKLPHWPATRGFAEGLGWIAQIGMFVLLGLLVTPHTLLDDIWPAVLIGLVLTIVARPVSVVVSLLPFKMAWQEKALMSWAGLRGAVPIILATIPMVNGVENSERIFNIVFVLVVVYTLIQGPTLPGLAKLLDLGKGTTASDLGIESAPLERLRGHLLSVPVPEGSRLHGVEVNELRLPAGSAVTLVVRDETSFVPLPTTVLRHGDELLVVATEPARDAAEKRLRAVAQGGKLAGWLGVRGAQR is encoded by the coding sequence ATCACGGCTCGCACGACGGAAGGAACGCCCCTGTCTGTCCACGACCTCAACCAGCTCCTGCTCGTCTCGTCGCTCGTCCTGCTCGTCGCGGTGGTCGCCGTGCGCATCTCCTCGCGCAGCGGACTGCCCAGCCTGCTGCTGTACCTCGGCATCGGCGTCGCCATGGGCCAGGACGGCATAGGCAACGTCACGTTCAACAACGCCCAGCTGACCCAGGTGATCGGCTACGCGGCACTCGTCGTGATCCTGGCCGAGGGCGGCCTCGGCACCAAGTGGGGCGAGATCAAACCGGCCCTTCCCGCGGCCGCGTCCCTGGCGCTCGCGGGCGTCGCGGTGAGCGTCGGCGTGACCGCTGCGGGCGCGCACTACCTGGTCGGGCTCGAATGGCGGCAGGCGCTCATCATCGGCGCGGTGGTCTCCTCGACGGACGCGGCCGCGGTCTTCTCCGTCCTGCGCCGGGTCCCCCTCCCCTCCCGGGTCACCGGCGTCCTGGAGGCGGAGTCCGGCTTCAACGACGCCCCCGTGGTGATCCTCGTCGTGGCCTTCTCGGCCGCCGGTCCCGTGGACCACTGGTACGTCCTCATCGGCGAGATCGCCCTGGAGCTCGCCATCGGCGCCGCCATCGGCCTCGCGGTGGGCTGCATCGGCGCCTACGGCCTGCGGCACGTGGCACTGCCCGCCTCCGGCCTCTACCCGATCGCGGTGATGGCCATCGCCGTGACCTCCTACGCGGCCGGGGCCATGGCCCACGGCAGCGGCTTCCTCGCGGTGTACCTCGCCGCGATGGTCCTCGGCAACGCCAAGCTGCCGCACTGGCCCGCCACCCGGGGCTTCGCCGAGGGGCTCGGCTGGATCGCGCAGATCGGCATGTTCGTCCTGCTCGGCCTGCTCGTCACGCCGCACACGCTGCTCGACGACATCTGGCCCGCCGTGCTCATCGGCCTGGTCCTGACGATCGTCGCGCGACCCGTCTCGGTCGTCGTGAGCCTGCTGCCCTTCAAGATGGCCTGGCAGGAGAAGGCCCTGATGTCCTGGGCGGGCCTGCGCGGCGCCGTGCCCATCATCCTCGCCACGATCCCCATGGTGAACGGGGTCGAGAACAGCGAGCGCATCTTCAACATCGTCTTCGTCCTGGTCGTCGTCTACACGCTGATCCAGGGGCCCACCCTGCCGGGGCTCGCCAAGCTGCTCGACCTCGGCAAGGGCACGACGGCCTCCGACCTCGGCATCGAATCGGCCCCCCTGGAGCGGCTGCGCGGCCATCTGCTCTCCGTACCCGTACCGGAGGGCTCACGGCTGCACGGCGTCGAGGTCAACGAACTGCGGCTGCCCGCGGGCTCGGCCGTGACCCTCGTCGTACGGGACGAGACCTCGTTCGTGCCGCTGCCCACCACGGTCCTCCGGCACGGCGACGAGCTCCTGGTGGTGGCGACCGAACCGGCCCGCGACGCGGCCGAGAAGCGGCTGCGCGCGGTGGCCCAGGGCGGCAAGCTCGCGGGCTGGCTGGGGGTGCGGGGCGCGCAGCGGTAG